A genome region from Candidatus Neomarinimicrobiota bacterium includes the following:
- the mnmG gene encoding tRNA uridine-5-carboxymethylaminomethyl(34) synthesis enzyme MnmG produces the protein MNKYDVIVVGGGHAGVEAALAASGMGCSVALVTIDINAIARMSCNPAIGGLAKGHLVREIDALGGIMGVAADASGIQFKMLNKSKGRAVWSPRAQIDKKAYVSFVGDHINSIENIRILESEVNRVLVRGHSVAGVVLSSGASLHCRALVLTCGTFLNGLIHVGRRKIRAGRMGEEASTGITESLVSLGLRAGRLKTGTPPRLVRESINWSELKVVSGDMGPRPFSFKTSSFSPPNEPCHIIKTNPFVHDLIRENLHMSPLYCGEIQGVGPRYCPSIEDKVVRFPDNDAHQIFLEPEWRGSKQIYTNGFSTSLPEELQLAALRLIPGLENVSFFRPGYAIEYDFFFPSQLNRHLQLKDVSGLFLSGQINGTSGYEEAASQGLIAGINAANLVLDREPISFSRDKCYIGVLIDDLVTKDTQEPYRMFTARAEYRLLLRHTNADLRLSEVGHSLGLVCDSSYDLVQKKGGLIKSILSELSQKAVKKEVANTLLSSLCESAVNSSTTLYRLLKRPPVSISLLQEFNLFNTARTPLGGCSLQDVLDEVETSIKYEGYIKQQYLQVENMRRGENTRIPESFNFSSCISISSEAKEKLSIVRPETLGQASRISGVSPSDVAALTVLVASL, from the coding sequence ATGAACAAGTATGACGTAATCGTTGTGGGTGGTGGTCACGCCGGCGTTGAGGCTGCTTTGGCAGCATCGGGCATGGGGTGCTCTGTCGCGCTCGTAACTATAGACATTAACGCTATAGCAAGAATGTCCTGTAACCCCGCCATTGGCGGTTTGGCTAAAGGACATCTTGTTCGTGAAATTGACGCTCTCGGCGGAATTATGGGTGTTGCAGCAGATGCCTCCGGAATTCAATTTAAAATGTTAAACAAATCAAAGGGTCGCGCCGTCTGGTCACCGCGAGCGCAGATTGACAAAAAAGCCTATGTAAGCTTTGTCGGTGACCATATTAATTCTATTGAAAACATTCGCATCCTCGAGTCTGAGGTAAATCGTGTCCTTGTTCGCGGCCATTCAGTTGCGGGCGTTGTACTATCATCTGGAGCTTCCCTTCACTGCCGCGCACTAGTTTTAACTTGTGGCACTTTTCTTAACGGACTTATACATGTTGGGCGCCGCAAAATAAGGGCCGGTCGCATGGGTGAAGAGGCAAGCACGGGTATCACTGAATCTCTTGTCTCGCTTGGTTTAAGGGCCGGTCGACTTAAAACTGGCACGCCTCCTCGCCTAGTCCGCGAATCTATAAATTGGTCAGAATTAAAGGTTGTGTCTGGAGATATGGGGCCGCGTCCATTTTCGTTTAAAACGAGTTCCTTTTCTCCACCAAACGAGCCGTGTCATATAATTAAAACTAATCCTTTTGTTCACGATCTCATTCGCGAGAATCTTCACATGTCGCCCCTCTATTGTGGTGAGATTCAGGGGGTCGGCCCTAGATACTGCCCCTCCATTGAAGATAAAGTGGTTCGTTTTCCCGATAATGACGCTCACCAGATCTTTTTAGAGCCCGAGTGGCGTGGCTCAAAACAGATATATACAAACGGCTTTTCTACCAGCCTTCCTGAGGAGCTTCAGCTGGCGGCTTTACGCTTAATTCCCGGCCTGGAAAACGTTTCTTTTTTCAGGCCTGGCTATGCTATTGAATATGATTTTTTCTTTCCCTCACAGCTAAACAGACATTTACAGTTAAAAGACGTTTCTGGCCTTTTTCTCTCTGGACAGATTAATGGAACTTCCGGCTATGAAGAGGCTGCCTCCCAAGGACTTATCGCTGGCATTAATGCTGCCAACTTGGTGCTTGATCGCGAGCCCATATCTTTTTCACGCGATAAATGCTATATCGGCGTTTTGATCGACGACCTTGTTACTAAAGACACGCAGGAGCCTTATCGCATGTTTACTGCTCGCGCTGAGTATCGACTACTTTTGCGCCACACTAACGCTGATCTGCGTCTCTCTGAAGTCGGTCATAGTCTCGGTTTGGTTTGTGATTCTTCTTATGATCTTGTGCAAAAAAAGGGGGGTCTTATTAAGTCAATTTTGTCTGAATTATCTCAGAAGGCAGTAAAAAAAGAGGTTGCTAATACACTTTTATCTTCATTGTGCGAAAGTGCTGTTAATTCGTCTACGACTCTTTACAGGCTCTTGAAGCGCCCGCCTGTTTCTATCAGCCTGCTACAAGAGTTTAATCTTTTTAACACCGCCCGAACTCCTCTTGGCGGCTGCTCTCTACAGGACGTTCTAGATGAAGTTGAAACCTCTATAAAATACGAAGGATACATTAAACAGCAGTATCTTCAGGTCGAAAACATGAGGCGAGGAGAAAACACGCGTATACCTGAATCATTTAATTTTTCTTCCTGCATCTCTATTTCTTCTGAAGCAAAAGAGAAGCTTTCTATTGTTCGGCCAGAAACATTGGGTCAAGCCTCTCGCATTTCAGGCGTGTCCCCATCTGATGTGGCCGCCCTCACCGTTCTTGTAGCATCTCTGTAG
- the mnmE gene encoding tRNA uridine-5-carboxymethylaminomethyl(34) synthesis GTPase MnmE — MSSFGASTIVALATPSGVGGIAVIRISGPASIDTAISITNRPADDFRPRHALLTPLFDFDGLEIDQAVVTFFPAPNSYTGEDVLEISSHGGYVVPKNIIKACILYGCDAAAPGEFTKRAFLNGKMDLSQAEAVAELISAKTDVGRAASYKIMSGKFANLINLLRQQLVDFLSVIEAELDFDSSEVPELTVKERIESLNSVLATVKKLLLTYETGRRIVRGAVVVIVGAPNVGKSSLLNAILSERRVIVSTTPGTTRDPVEVQYQINGLPVQIIDTAGNRPASDEIESSGLSIAQSFIDRADLLLWVHDNTSSPSDLSDSIANSPYDQKFIPVLNKSDLLSSKQKKQYTNSSKRLSTFLVSALTGSGIAGLVTTIGDLMAPTSTDSEILLTNARHFEALTSCFEHLECALSAVSDGTPLDVLALHVRSSLSSLDSIVGRTTSDEIINNIFSGFCVGK, encoded by the coding sequence ATGAGCTCATTTGGTGCTTCTACTATTGTAGCTCTAGCGACACCTTCTGGGGTGGGCGGAATTGCTGTAATTCGCATCAGCGGTCCCGCTTCTATCGACACCGCCATATCAATAACAAACAGGCCAGCGGACGACTTTAGGCCTCGCCATGCTCTTTTAACGCCGCTTTTTGATTTTGATGGCTTAGAAATAGATCAAGCGGTTGTCACATTTTTCCCGGCGCCCAACTCCTACACAGGAGAAGATGTTTTAGAAATTTCAAGCCATGGTGGATATGTTGTGCCAAAAAATATTATAAAAGCCTGTATTTTATATGGTTGTGATGCGGCCGCTCCGGGCGAATTTACCAAAAGGGCTTTTCTTAACGGCAAGATGGATCTTAGCCAGGCTGAGGCAGTTGCAGAATTAATTAGCGCCAAAACGGATGTCGGCCGTGCGGCCAGCTATAAGATAATGAGTGGGAAATTTGCCAACCTAATAAACCTTTTGCGACAACAGTTGGTTGACTTTCTTTCGGTAATTGAGGCGGAGCTCGATTTTGATTCAAGTGAGGTGCCGGAATTAACCGTTAAGGAGCGCATAGAAAGCCTTAACTCAGTTCTCGCTACTGTTAAAAAACTATTATTAACCTACGAAACTGGTCGCCGGATTGTTCGTGGTGCTGTAGTCGTTATTGTGGGGGCACCAAATGTCGGCAAGTCAAGCCTGCTAAATGCAATCCTATCTGAAAGGCGTGTCATCGTTTCAACAACCCCAGGTACCACAAGAGACCCGGTCGAAGTTCAATACCAGATAAACGGCCTTCCCGTACAAATCATAGACACCGCAGGAAACCGGCCAGCCTCTGACGAGATCGAGTCCAGTGGGCTTTCCATCGCTCAATCTTTTATTGACAGAGCCGATCTACTTCTCTGGGTTCACGACAACACATCGTCCCCCTCTGATTTGTCCGATTCAATTGCAAACAGTCCATATGATCAGAAGTTTATACCCGTACTTAATAAGAGCGACCTTCTCTCGTCAAAGCAAAAAAAACAATACACAAACTCCTCTAAAAGGTTGTCCACATTTTTAGTTTCTGCCCTTACCGGATCCGGCATTGCTGGTTTAGTCACAACTATAGGTGATTTGATGGCTCCCACATCAACAGACAGTGAAATTCTGCTCACCAATGCGCGTCATTTCGAAGCGCTTACCAGTTGCTTTGAACATTTAGAGTGCGCCTTGTCTGCCGTTTCTGATGGCACCCCCTTAGATGTGCTTGCTCTTCATGTCCGGTCTTCTTTGTCCTCACTTGATTCCATTGTTGGGCGAACCACCTCCGATGAAATTATCAACAATATTTTTTCTGGTTTCTGTGTGGGAAAATAG